In Pseudodesulfovibrio hydrargyri, a single window of DNA contains:
- a CDS encoding DNA-3-methyladenine glycosylase I has translation MADFDSYCDFCAARDKDDVDRVYHDTRYGFPVTDDTELFALLVLEINQAGLSWRTILNKEQNFRKAYHGFDIPTVAAYGESDRARLLADAGIIRNKLKVNAAIHNAGAILDLQREHGSFKDWLDAHHPLDKAEWVKLFKKRFKFVGGEIVGEFLMSSGYLKGAHVDSCPIHEKILAAGPAWAGTSAR, from the coding sequence ATGGCCGACTTCGATTCCTACTGCGACTTCTGCGCCGCGCGCGACAAGGACGACGTGGACCGCGTCTACCACGACACCCGGTACGGCTTCCCGGTCACGGACGACACCGAACTCTTCGCCCTGCTGGTCCTGGAGATCAACCAGGCCGGGCTAAGCTGGCGGACTATCCTCAACAAGGAACAGAACTTCCGCAAGGCGTACCACGGCTTCGACATCCCCACCGTGGCCGCGTACGGGGAATCGGACCGGGCCAGGCTCCTGGCCGACGCCGGGATCATCCGCAACAAACTCAAGGTCAACGCGGCCATCCACAATGCGGGCGCCATCCTCGACCTGCAGCGGGAGCACGGCTCGTTCAAAGACTGGCTGGACGCCCACCATCCCCTGGACAAGGCGGAATGGGTCAAGCTCTTCAAAAAACGCTTCAAATTCGTGGGCGGCGAAATCGTGGGGGAATTCCTCATGAGTTCCGGCTACCTGAAAGGGGCGCACGTGGACTCCTGCCCGATCCACGAAAAGATACTCGCGGCCGGTCCGGCCTGGGCCGGAACCTCTGCGCGATGA
- a CDS encoding sigma-54-dependent transcriptional regulator produces MAEILIIDDDLDVCETMESLITRLTHECVSAHTLDSGLRMMRKKAFDVIFLDVRLPDGNGLDILPEIMAMPDPPEVIILTGKGDPDGAELAIRGGVWDYLLKPSSIREISLTLGRALKYHEEKRGRDGDRGLELNGVVGDSPVIKVSFNLLSQAARSETNVLITGETGTGKELFASTIHANSKRKSGTFVVVDCAGLTESLLESTLYGHRKGAFTGAQSDRIGLVKLADGGTLFLDEVGEMPLSMQKAFLRVLQERTFRPVGDTREQTSDFRLVAATNRDLDEMVEKGTFRSDLLYRLKTMHIHLPPLRERPEDIKSLCTYRVSQLCRQYSMPPKSFGSDFNPALESYDWPGNVRELFNILERAVVTSGNEKTLYAMHLPRELRIQIAKAQIERMTNAAPEEEPPAPYTEPVRKIGQDIFEDIFEQELPTLRDFKSTAEKVYLGELIRQCDGDLPRILEVSKLSRSHFYGLLKKYGLSL; encoded by the coding sequence GTGGCGGAGATACTGATCATAGATGACGACCTCGATGTCTGCGAGACCATGGAGAGCCTGATCACCAGGCTGACCCATGAGTGCGTCTCCGCCCACACCCTGGACTCCGGGCTGCGGATGATGCGCAAGAAGGCCTTCGACGTGATCTTTCTCGACGTCCGGCTGCCCGACGGCAACGGGCTGGACATCCTGCCCGAGATCATGGCCATGCCCGATCCGCCCGAGGTCATCATCCTGACCGGCAAGGGCGACCCCGACGGCGCTGAGCTGGCCATCCGAGGCGGGGTCTGGGACTACCTGCTCAAGCCGTCCAGCATCCGCGAGATTTCCCTGACCCTGGGCCGGGCGCTCAAGTACCACGAGGAAAAGCGCGGCCGCGACGGCGACCGGGGCCTGGAACTGAACGGCGTGGTCGGCGACAGCCCGGTCATCAAGGTCAGCTTCAACCTCCTGTCCCAGGCGGCCCGGTCCGAGACCAACGTGCTCATCACCGGCGAGACCGGCACGGGCAAGGAGCTGTTCGCCTCGACCATCCACGCCAACTCCAAGCGCAAGTCCGGCACCTTCGTGGTCGTGGACTGCGCCGGGCTGACCGAATCCCTGCTGGAATCCACCCTGTACGGCCACCGCAAGGGAGCCTTCACCGGGGCCCAGAGCGACCGCATCGGTCTGGTCAAGCTGGCCGACGGCGGCACCCTGTTCCTGGACGAGGTCGGCGAGATGCCCCTGTCCATGCAGAAGGCCTTTTTGCGCGTCCTGCAGGAACGGACCTTCCGCCCGGTGGGCGACACCCGCGAGCAGACCAGCGACTTCCGCCTGGTGGCGGCCACCAACCGGGACCTGGACGAGATGGTCGAAAAGGGGACATTTCGGTCGGACCTGCTGTACCGCCTCAAGACGATGCACATCCACCTGCCGCCCCTCAGGGAGCGGCCCGAGGACATCAAGTCCCTGTGCACCTATCGCGTCAGCCAGCTCTGCCGCCAGTACAGCATGCCGCCCAAATCCTTCGGCTCGGACTTCAATCCGGCCCTGGAGAGCTACGACTGGCCCGGCAACGTGCGTGAGCTGTTCAACATTCTGGAGCGGGCCGTGGTCACCTCGGGCAACGAAAAGACCCTCTACGCCATGCATCTGCCGCGCGAACTGCGCATCCAGATCGCCAAGGCGCAGATCGAGCGCATGACCAATGCCGCGCCCGAAGAGGAGCCGCCCGCGCCCTATACGGAGCCTGTCCGAAAAATCGGACAGGACATCTTCGAGGACATCTTCGAACAGGAGCTGCCCACCCTGCGGGATTTCAAGAGCACGGCCGAGAAGGTCTACCTGGGCGAGCTCATCCGCCAGTGCGACGGCGACCTGCCGCGCATCCTCGAGGTCTCCAAGCTCTCCCGTTCCCACTTCTACGGCCTGCTCAAGAAGTACGGCCTGTCCCTCTAG
- a CDS encoding hybrid sensor histidine kinase/response regulator, with product MRKILCLTLLLSCLCVLPARPVLGAVEKPKKSVLCLNSYHHGYQWSDAIMRGIRSVLENSHYKIDLQIEYMDAKRYNYEDVTRMLLRLYREKFKNEKFDLIMTSDNDAYSFVTQYRDILFPGVPLVYCGVNFLNTDDTDSDNATGVIESFDLSKTLDVALRLHPDKRRIVVVGDSSTAGAAIKRQVQNQLARYKTPLDTEYWTDMSLVNVLDRVAHLPEDTFLFFIPYYQVIDGRFLTAEEAMQAIYARSPVPIYTAWEFLAGNGAVGGNMLSGYLHGKRAAEISMEILDGKPADDIPVFRETTGQYIFDYQVMQRLHLDMDLLPEGSHIINAPKAFYELSKEVFWTIMVSFVLLVLVLIFLTLTMLERRKVERKIKDQLAFQETLMDTVPQLVSWKDADGRYLGTNRAFSEFFGLEHGTGMANRNTHDVIQDLEYASWESGADKSVIRKGQAFRKERRKLADAAGNPAWIEVTKVPINDRSGQIVGVLSMADNITTELNLEKQLLQSQKMEAIGTLAGGIAHDFNNILTSIINSTELAVGDLDPESMTTRDLERVLKAARRGGRVVKQILAFSRPSTEGFRPTDVGAVITEAIGLLESSMPRKIEVRSSIKENLSCVNADPTQIHQVVMNLCTNAFHALRRTGGTIEVRLDQAEVSGEEADILGLYPGEYVRLVVEDNGPGIPQNIVDKIFDPFFTTKDKTEGTGLGLAVVHGIVRSHKGGLLVGPREGGGTTFSIYLPKGDADLCSDVDLTGVPHNLGAHILFVEDDTDQLQTTPRLLETMGYVVEGQESPLSALRRVNDMPGEFDLVITDYDMPGMSGTQLARRLAVIEPGLPVILISGREDAVSAAVDLPNIRLVVIKPYDKQDLSRAISTVLSEEKQGE from the coding sequence ATGCGTAAAATACTCTGTCTGACCCTGCTGCTTTCCTGCCTCTGCGTCCTGCCCGCCCGGCCGGTCCTCGGCGCGGTCGAAAAACCCAAGAAGAGCGTCCTCTGCCTGAACTCCTATCACCACGGCTACCAGTGGTCCGACGCCATCATGCGCGGCATCCGCTCGGTCCTGGAGAACAGCCACTACAAGATCGACCTCCAGATCGAGTACATGGACGCCAAGCGATACAACTACGAGGACGTCACCCGCATGCTCCTGCGGCTGTACAGGGAGAAGTTCAAGAACGAGAAGTTCGACCTGATCATGACCTCGGACAACGACGCCTATTCCTTCGTCACCCAGTACCGGGACATCCTTTTTCCGGGTGTGCCCCTGGTCTACTGCGGCGTGAACTTCCTGAACACAGACGACACGGACTCGGACAACGCCACGGGCGTCATCGAGAGCTTCGACCTGTCCAAGACCCTGGACGTGGCCCTGCGCCTGCACCCGGACAAACGGCGCATCGTCGTGGTCGGCGACTCCTCCACGGCCGGAGCGGCCATCAAGCGCCAGGTCCAGAACCAGCTGGCGCGCTACAAGACGCCGCTGGACACCGAGTACTGGACCGACATGTCCCTCGTAAACGTGCTCGACCGGGTGGCCCACCTGCCCGAAGACACCTTTCTCTTCTTCATTCCCTACTACCAGGTCATCGACGGCCGCTTCCTGACCGCCGAGGAGGCCATGCAGGCCATCTACGCCCGGTCCCCGGTGCCCATCTACACGGCTTGGGAGTTCCTGGCGGGCAACGGCGCGGTGGGCGGGAACATGCTCTCCGGCTACCTGCACGGTAAACGGGCCGCCGAGATTTCCATGGAGATCCTGGACGGCAAGCCTGCGGACGACATCCCCGTGTTCCGCGAGACCACCGGGCAATACATCTTCGACTACCAGGTCATGCAGCGGCTTCACCTGGACATGGACCTGCTGCCCGAGGGGAGTCACATCATCAACGCTCCCAAGGCGTTCTACGAACTCTCCAAGGAAGTTTTCTGGACGATCATGGTCAGCTTCGTCCTGCTGGTCCTGGTCCTCATTTTCCTGACCCTGACCATGCTCGAGCGGCGCAAGGTGGAGCGCAAGATCAAGGACCAGCTCGCCTTTCAGGAGACCCTCATGGATACGGTTCCGCAACTGGTGTCCTGGAAGGACGCTGACGGGCGCTACCTCGGCACCAACAGGGCCTTCTCGGAGTTCTTCGGTCTGGAGCACGGGACGGGCATGGCCAACCGGAACACCCACGACGTCATCCAGGACCTGGAGTATGCGTCCTGGGAATCGGGCGCGGACAAGTCCGTCATCCGCAAGGGCCAGGCCTTCCGCAAGGAGCGGCGCAAGCTGGCCGACGCGGCGGGCAATCCGGCCTGGATCGAGGTCACCAAGGTGCCCATCAACGACCGCTCGGGCCAGATCGTGGGCGTGCTCTCCATGGCCGACAACATCACCACCGAGCTGAACCTGGAAAAGCAGTTGCTGCAATCCCAGAAGATGGAGGCCATCGGCACCCTGGCCGGCGGCATCGCCCATGATTTCAACAATATCCTGACCAGCATCATCAACTCCACCGAACTGGCCGTGGGCGACCTGGACCCCGAGTCCATGACCACCAGGGACCTGGAGCGGGTGCTCAAGGCGGCCCGGCGCGGCGGCCGGGTGGTCAAGCAGATCCTGGCCTTCAGCCGCCCCTCCACCGAGGGGTTCCGGCCCACGGACGTGGGCGCGGTCATCACCGAGGCCATCGGGCTGCTGGAATCCTCCATGCCCCGCAAGATAGAGGTCCGCTCCAGCATCAAGGAGAACCTGTCCTGCGTGAACGCGGACCCGACCCAGATTCACCAAGTGGTCATGAACCTGTGCACCAACGCCTTCCACGCCCTGCGCCGCACGGGCGGGACCATCGAGGTCCGCCTGGACCAAGCCGAGGTCTCGGGCGAGGAAGCGGACATCCTCGGGCTGTACCCGGGCGAGTACGTCCGCCTCGTGGTCGAGGACAACGGGCCGGGCATCCCCCAGAACATCGTGGACAAGATTTTCGACCCGTTCTTCACCACCAAGGACAAGACCGAGGGCACCGGGCTGGGGCTGGCGGTCGTCCACGGCATCGTGCGCAGCCACAAGGGCGGCCTGCTGGTGGGCCCGCGAGAGGGCGGCGGCACGACCTTCTCCATCTACCTGCCCAAGGGCGACGCGGACCTGTGCAGCGACGTGGACCTGACCGGAGTGCCGCACAACCTGGGCGCGCACATCCTGTTCGTCGAGGACGACACCGACCAGCTCCAGACCACGCCGCGCCTGCTCGAGACCATGGGTTACGTGGTCGAAGGCCAGGAGAGCCCGCTGTCGGCCCTGCGCAGGGTCAACGACATGCCCGGCGAATTCGACCTGGTCATCACCGACTACGACATGCCCGGCATGAGCGGAACCCAGCTGGCCCGGCGGCTGGCGGTCATCGAGCCGGGGTTGCCCGTGATCCTCATTTCCGGCCGCGAAGACGCGGTATCCGCAGCCGTGGACTTGCCGAACATCCGTCTCGTGGTTATCAAGCCCTATGACAAGCAGGACTTGTCCAGAGCCATCAGCACGGTGTTGAGCGAGGAAAAGCAAGGGGAGTGA
- the nifJ gene encoding pyruvate:ferredoxin (flavodoxin) oxidoreductase, with protein sequence MSKMKTMDGNTAAAWVAYAMSETAAIYPITPSSTMGEIADEWAAQGRKNIFGQTVEVRQLQSEAGAAGAVHGGLAGGALTTTFTASQGLLLMIPNMYKIAGELLPCVFHVSARAIAAHALSIFGDHQDVMACRQTGFAMLAAASVQEVMDLSLVAHLSTIEASVPFVSFFDGFRTSHEIQKIETIDYADMKPLLNMDKVAAFRKRAMNPEHPDVRGTAQNPDIYFQGREASNSHYEVIPAIVEEYMNKVSALTGRDYKPFDYVGAPDAERVIISMGSSCETIEEVVNRLVAEGEKVGLIKVRLYRPFSAKHFLAVLPDTAKFVSVLDRTKEPGALGDPLYQDISTVFLEQGNGPVLTAGRYGLGSKEFTPAMAKAVFDNMAADAPKLHFTVGIEDDVTNASLVTTGTLDTTPEGTVQCKFWGLGSDGTVGANKQAIKIIGDNTDMYAQGYFAYDSKKSGGITISHLRFGEKPIQSTYLVTAADYVACHNPSYVHLYDVLDGIKDGGTFVLNSPWTAEEMDKELPAAMRRTIAEKKLKFYTVDAVKIAGEVGLGGRINMVMQTAFFKLADVIPFDQAVSLLKGGIEAAYGKKGPKIVEMNCAAVDRASDAIVEIPVPAAWASLADDAKTDANEPDYVKNIMRPVLAQKGDDLPVSVFSEDGTVPVATSKYEKRGVAIKVPEWIIDNCIQCNQCAFICPHSALRPVLVTEDEMKDAPASFAVQDAKGKEVKGMKYRMQVNTMDCLGCGNCADICPAKEKALVMKPIATQTDAQVPNFDFSETVSYKDAFKRDSVKGSQFKQSLMEFSGACAGCGETPYVKVLTQLFGERMIIANATGCSSIWGASAPSTPYCTNRDGFGPAWGNSLFEDAAEFGFGIEMGVNNRRKTLVAKCEEALCGASADVKAALEGWLAAKDDAEASAEAGATLKAALDGATDENLKAIAADADLFTKKSVWIFGGDGWAYDIGYGGVDHVLASGKDVNILVMDTEVYSNTGGQSSKATPLGSIAKFAAAGKGTGKKDLGRMAMTYGYVYVASVAMGADKQQLIKAFKEAEAYKGPSLVICYAPCINQGIKKGMGKTQLEQKLAVASGYWPLYRFNPELAEQGKNPFILESKAPDGTLQEFLSGENRYAMLERFHPELSKAFRAKLEKDYADRYAILTYLADADYGKGELDEPAACETGVSAEAPGSGEPCDDGR encoded by the coding sequence ATGTCCAAGATGAAAACGATGGATGGCAACACCGCCGCCGCCTGGGTGGCCTATGCCATGAGTGAAACCGCCGCCATCTACCCCATCACGCCCTCGTCCACCATGGGGGAGATAGCCGATGAATGGGCCGCGCAAGGCCGCAAGAATATTTTCGGGCAGACCGTCGAGGTCCGCCAGCTGCAGTCCGAGGCCGGTGCCGCGGGCGCCGTGCACGGCGGTCTGGCCGGCGGCGCGCTGACCACGACCTTCACAGCCTCACAGGGCCTGCTGCTGATGATCCCGAACATGTACAAGATCGCGGGCGAACTGCTGCCCTGCGTGTTCCACGTGTCGGCCCGCGCCATCGCGGCCCACGCCCTGTCCATCTTCGGCGACCACCAGGACGTCATGGCCTGCCGCCAGACCGGCTTCGCCATGCTTGCCGCAGCCAGCGTCCAGGAAGTCATGGACCTCTCCCTGGTGGCCCACCTGTCCACCATCGAGGCCAGCGTGCCCTTCGTCTCCTTCTTCGACGGCTTCCGGACCTCCCATGAGATCCAGAAGATCGAGACCATCGACTACGCCGACATGAAGCCCCTGCTGAACATGGACAAGGTGGCCGCCTTCCGCAAGCGCGCCATGAACCCGGAACATCCGGACGTTCGCGGCACCGCCCAGAACCCGGACATCTACTTCCAGGGCCGCGAGGCTTCCAACTCCCACTACGAGGTCATCCCGGCCATCGTCGAGGAGTACATGAACAAGGTCTCCGCCCTGACCGGCCGCGACTACAAGCCGTTCGACTATGTGGGCGCGCCCGACGCCGAGCGCGTGATCATCTCCATGGGCTCCTCCTGCGAGACCATCGAGGAAGTGGTCAACCGCCTGGTCGCCGAGGGCGAAAAGGTCGGCCTGATCAAGGTCCGCCTGTACCGCCCGTTCTCGGCCAAGCATTTCCTGGCCGTGCTGCCCGATACCGCCAAGTTCGTGTCCGTGCTCGACCGCACCAAAGAGCCGGGCGCCCTGGGCGATCCGCTGTACCAGGACATCAGCACCGTGTTCCTGGAACAGGGCAACGGCCCCGTCCTCACCGCCGGCCGCTACGGGCTGGGCTCCAAGGAGTTCACCCCGGCCATGGCCAAGGCGGTGTTTGACAACATGGCGGCGGACGCCCCCAAGCTCCACTTCACCGTGGGCATCGAGGACGACGTCACCAATGCCTCCCTCGTCACGACCGGGACCCTGGACACCACCCCTGAAGGCACCGTCCAGTGCAAGTTCTGGGGTCTCGGTTCCGACGGGACGGTCGGCGCCAACAAGCAGGCCATCAAGATCATCGGCGACAACACCGACATGTACGCGCAGGGCTACTTCGCCTACGACTCCAAGAAGTCCGGCGGCATCACCATCTCCCACCTGCGCTTCGGCGAAAAGCCCATCCAGTCCACCTACCTGGTCACCGCCGCCGACTACGTGGCCTGCCACAACCCGAGCTACGTGCACCTGTACGACGTGCTCGACGGCATCAAGGACGGCGGGACCTTCGTGCTGAACTCCCCCTGGACCGCCGAGGAGATGGACAAGGAACTGCCCGCCGCCATGCGCCGGACCATCGCCGAGAAGAAGCTCAAGTTCTACACCGTGGACGCGGTCAAGATCGCCGGTGAAGTGGGCCTGGGCGGCCGCATCAACATGGTCATGCAGACCGCCTTCTTCAAGCTGGCCGACGTCATTCCGTTCGACCAGGCCGTCTCCCTGCTCAAGGGCGGCATCGAAGCCGCCTACGGCAAGAAGGGCCCGAAGATCGTCGAAATGAACTGCGCCGCCGTGGACAGGGCCTCCGACGCCATCGTCGAGATCCCGGTCCCGGCCGCCTGGGCGAGCCTGGCCGACGACGCCAAGACCGACGCCAACGAGCCCGATTACGTCAAGAACATCATGCGCCCGGTCCTGGCCCAGAAGGGTGACGACCTGCCGGTCTCCGTGTTCTCCGAGGACGGCACCGTGCCGGTCGCCACTTCCAAATACGAGAAGCGCGGCGTGGCCATCAAGGTCCCCGAGTGGATCATCGACAACTGCATCCAGTGCAACCAGTGCGCCTTCATCTGCCCGCACTCCGCTCTGCGCCCGGTCCTGGTGACCGAGGACGAAATGAAGGACGCCCCGGCCTCCTTCGCCGTTCAGGACGCCAAGGGCAAGGAAGTCAAGGGGATGAAGTACCGCATGCAGGTCAACACCATGGACTGCCTGGGTTGCGGCAACTGCGCCGACATCTGCCCGGCCAAGGAAAAGGCGCTGGTCATGAAGCCCATCGCCACCCAGACCGATGCGCAGGTGCCCAACTTCGACTTCTCCGAGACCGTGTCCTACAAGGACGCCTTCAAGCGTGATTCCGTCAAGGGTTCCCAGTTCAAGCAGTCGCTCATGGAATTCTCCGGCGCCTGCGCGGGCTGCGGCGAGACCCCGTACGTCAAGGTCCTGACCCAGCTGTTCGGCGAGCGCATGATCATCGCCAACGCCACGGGCTGCTCCTCCATCTGGGGCGCTTCGGCTCCCTCCACCCCCTACTGCACCAACCGCGACGGCTTCGGCCCGGCCTGGGGCAACTCCCTGTTCGAGGACGCGGCCGAGTTCGGCTTCGGCATCGAGATGGGCGTGAACAACCGCCGCAAGACCCTGGTCGCCAAGTGTGAAGAGGCCCTGTGCGGCGCTTCCGCCGACGTCAAGGCCGCCCTGGAGGGCTGGCTGGCCGCCAAGGACGACGCCGAGGCTTCCGCCGAGGCGGGCGCGACCCTGAAGGCCGCGCTGGACGGCGCCACCGACGAGAACCTCAAGGCCATCGCGGCCGACGCCGATCTGTTCACCAAGAAATCCGTGTGGATCTTCGGCGGTGACGGCTGGGCCTACGACATCGGCTACGGCGGCGTGGACCACGTGCTCGCCTCGGGTAAGGACGTGAACATCCTGGTCATGGACACCGAGGTGTACTCCAACACCGGCGGACAGTCCTCCAAGGCCACCCCGCTCGGCTCCATCGCCAAGTTCGCGGCCGCGGGCAAGGGCACCGGCAAGAAGGACCTGGGCCGCATGGCCATGACCTACGGCTACGTGTACGTGGCCTCCGTGGCCATGGGCGCGGACAAGCAGCAGCTGATCAAGGCCTTCAAGGAGGCCGAGGCCTACAAGGGACCCTCGCTGGTCATCTGCTACGCCCCGTGCATCAACCAGGGCATCAAGAAGGGCATGGGCAAGACCCAGCTCGAGCAGAAGCTGGCCGTGGCCTCCGGCTACTGGCCCCTGTACCGCTTCAATCCCGAACTCGCCGAACAGGGCAAGAACCCGTTCATCCTGGAGTCCAAGGCTCCCGACGGAACCCTCCAGGAGTTCCTGTCCGGCGAAAACCGCTACGCCATGCTGGAACGGTTCCATCCGGAACTGTCCAAGGCGTTCCGCGCGAAACTGGAAAAGGACTACGCCGATCGCTACGCCATCCTCACCTACCTGGCCGATGCCGACTACGGCAAAGGCGAGCTGGATGAGCCTGCCGCCTGCGAAACCGGCGTGTCGGCCGAAGCCCCGGGTTCCGGTGAACCCTGCGACGACGGCAGATAA